A region from the Triticum aestivum cultivar Chinese Spring chromosome 3D, IWGSC CS RefSeq v2.1, whole genome shotgun sequence genome encodes:
- the LOC123079821 gene encoding uncharacterized protein, translating into MGKSGKKTKESHRQGRGRRGSQVGDDDLPSSAYDAPPRRQEDSDGDDSDDAAAEDEHDGDAEAGDRPGQWQVGSMPSKFHLYQLSVQSPKGDISYLQKFFLMYVGGRVPLHLQEDFCGTALLSTEWLRTDTRRTAVGLDFDRESLEWCLENNLSKIGADGSSRLLLFDGNVLQPNESRLVKQKISDLVQGLNVTSDDGCTEKNSCEQSDSSFTKCEANSTMSDAVLPGRDIICAFNYSCCCLHKRKDLVLYFRHAFNALSKRGGIFVMDVYGGTSSECKLRLQRRFPSFTYFWEQEEFDIITRETRISLHFQVGKKQMIRHAFTYHWRLWSIPEIKDCLEEAGFKSIHVWVREMPDTKSSGNAKEYTADRDVKYEELQHFNQADAWNAYVVGVANI; encoded by the exons ATGGGCAAGAGCGGGAAGAAGACGAAGGAGTCGCACCGGCAAGGCCGCGGCCGCCGTGGCTCGCAGGTCGGCGACGACGACTTGCCGTCATCTGCCTACGAcgccccgccgcgccgccaggAGGACTCGGACGGTGACGATTCCGACGACGCAGCAGCGGAAGACGAACACGACGGAGACGCGGAAGCAGGCGACCGCCCAGGCCAGTGGCAAGTCGGATCGATGCCTTCCAAGTTCCACCTGTACCAGCTCTCCGTGCAG TCGCCAAAAGGGGACATCAGCTACCTGCAGAAGTTCTTTCTGATGTACGTCGGCGGGCGCGTCCCTCTCCACCTGCAGGAGGATTTCTGTGGCACCGCCCTCCTCAG TACTGAGTGGCTTCGCACTGATACGAGACGAACAGCAGTGGGCTTAGACTTTGACCGTGAGTCACTTGAGTGGTGTCTTGAGAACAATCTGAGCAAGATTGGAGCTGATGGGTCTTCGAGATTGTTGCTTTTTGATGGAAATGTTCTGCAGCCAAATGAATCTCGCCTTGTCAAGCAAAAGATCAGTGATCTCGTACAAGGTCTAAATGTTACCAGTGACGATGGCTGTACTGAAAAGAACAGCTGCGAGCAGTCAGATTCTTCATTTACGAAATGTGAAGCCAATTCGACCATGTCAGATGCAGTTTTGCCTGGAAGAGACATAATTTGTGCATTCAACTACAGTTGTTGTTGCCTTCACAAGAGAAAGGACTTGGTTTTGTATTTCAGGCATGCTTTCAATGCACTTTCTAAAAGAGGCGGTATATTTGTGATGGATGTATATGGTGGCACATCATCTGAATGCAAGCTTCGTCTCCAGAGGAGATTCCCCAGCTTCACT TATTTCTGGGAGCAAGAAGAGTTTGATATCATAACTCGTGAAACAAGGATCAGCCTCCACTTTCAAGTTGGAAAGAAGCAAATGATACGGCATGCTTTCACGTACCATTGGCGCCT GTGGTCGATACCAGAAATCAAGGACTGTTTGGAGGAAGCTGGATTTAAGTCCATCCACGTCTGGGTCAGGGAGATGCCGGACACCAAATCAAGCGGAAACGCCAAGGAGTACACTGCCGACCGCGACGTGAAGTACGAGGAGCTCCAGCATTTCAACCAGGCAGATGCTTGGAACGCGTACGTAGTCGGGGTAGCAAACATCTAA